A region from the uncultured Holophaga sp. genome encodes:
- a CDS encoding OFA family MFS transporter: MKNRWLIAAAAVGIHASLGSVYAWSVFKAPFVKTFGWSQVQAGMPFGLAIFVLGTSAAFMGHVVERKGPRFAGLVAAFFWALGLLSCGVVTSHYVQDNHLRMWLLNGSAVVAGIGLGTGYVTPVSTLMKWFPDRRGLAAGLAIMGFGLGALFGAPIMGRLIQTQGIATTFSILAVAYLVIMLASALYLAPPPTGWKPAGFEASVALGKIKAPMEIMPMDANQAIRTWAFYGLWLMMFINITCGIAILSVASPLAQEVTGMNPMAAAALVGAIGLFNGAGRIGWASLSDRLGRPNTFLAFFILQVLLFWLLPSLRQVLLFQIALYLIMTCYGGGFATLPAYIGDIFGTRQVSAIHGYVLTSWAMAGLVGSGVASFLRQSTGSYAMMNRIFAVVFLLATGLSLAMRAYVRRSLKRQADPASLAPAISGEPA; encoded by the coding sequence ATGAAGAACAGATGGCTGATTGCGGCGGCGGCCGTGGGGATCCATGCATCCCTTGGCTCGGTCTACGCCTGGAGTGTTTTCAAGGCACCCTTCGTCAAGACCTTCGGTTGGTCCCAGGTGCAGGCGGGCATGCCCTTCGGCCTCGCGATCTTCGTGCTCGGCACCTCCGCCGCCTTCATGGGCCACGTGGTCGAGCGCAAGGGGCCCCGCTTCGCCGGGCTCGTCGCGGCCTTCTTCTGGGCCCTGGGCCTGCTGTCCTGCGGGGTGGTGACCTCCCACTACGTGCAGGACAACCACCTGCGGATGTGGCTGCTCAATGGCTCCGCCGTGGTGGCGGGCATCGGGCTCGGCACCGGTTACGTCACTCCCGTCTCCACCCTGATGAAGTGGTTCCCGGACCGCCGCGGCCTCGCTGCGGGGCTCGCCATCATGGGCTTCGGCCTGGGTGCCCTCTTCGGCGCCCCCATCATGGGGCGCCTCATCCAGACCCAGGGCATCGCCACCACTTTCTCGATCCTGGCGGTGGCCTACCTGGTCATCATGCTGGCCTCGGCCCTATACCTCGCCCCCCCGCCCACCGGGTGGAAGCCCGCTGGCTTCGAAGCCTCTGTGGCCCTCGGCAAGATCAAGGCCCCCATGGAGATCATGCCCATGGACGCCAACCAGGCCATCCGCACCTGGGCCTTCTATGGCCTGTGGCTCATGATGTTCATCAACATCACCTGCGGCATCGCCATCCTGTCGGTGGCCTCTCCCCTGGCCCAGGAGGTCACGGGCATGAACCCCATGGCCGCCGCCGCCCTGGTGGGTGCCATCGGCCTCTTCAACGGGGCCGGACGCATCGGCTGGGCCTCGCTCTCCGATCGCCTGGGCAGACCCAACACCTTCCTGGCCTTCTTCATCCTCCAGGTGCTGCTCTTCTGGCTGCTGCCCTCGCTCCGGCAGGTCCTGCTCTTCCAGATCGCCCTCTACCTGATCATGACCTGCTATGGCGGCGGATTCGCCACCCTGCCCGCCTACATCGGGGACATCTTCGGCACCCGCCAGGTCAGCGCCATCCACGGCTACGTCCTCACCTCCTGGGCCATGGCCGGCCTAGTGGGGTCCGGGGTGGCGTCCTTCCTGCGCCAGTCCACGGGCAGCTACGCTATGATGAACCGCATCTTCGCCGTGGTCTTCCTGCTGGCCACAGGCCTCTCCCTGGCCATGCGCGCCTATGTGCGCCGCTCCCTCAAGCGCCAAGCCGATCCAGCCTCCCTGGCCCCCGCCATCTCCGGGGAACCCGCCTAG
- a CDS encoding AraC family transcriptional regulator — MLPVMDETTTARATPRMEADRRELAERIARALPHDGKIEVQPGLLLGRCSRLTPMAHGFHHPLFCVIAQGAKALTLGQDTFRYDPAHYMISTVGVPMSSRVVEASPEEPFLNLMITLDPGLVSSVFVESGLAPSQVETSTRAVDVSPLNPELLDASLRLVRLLERPGEYRILAPLVIREILYRLLTGAQGGRMLHLATFGGQAHRMVRAVEILRQNLQRPLRIEQMARELGMSVSGFHAHFKAVTAMSPLQYLKHLRLQEAQRLLLSEDLDAAEAGYRVGYEDASHFSRDYKRHFGEPPMRDAERRRGLPAE; from the coding sequence ATGCTTCCAGTCATGGATGAGACGACGACTGCACGCGCCACTCCGCGCATGGAGGCGGATCGGAGGGAACTGGCGGAGCGCATTGCCAGGGCGTTGCCCCATGACGGCAAGATCGAGGTGCAGCCGGGCCTTCTTCTCGGTCGCTGCTCCCGCCTGACCCCCATGGCCCACGGCTTCCACCACCCGCTCTTCTGCGTGATCGCCCAGGGGGCCAAGGCCCTGACCCTGGGCCAGGACACCTTCCGCTACGATCCCGCCCACTACATGATCAGCACCGTGGGGGTGCCCATGAGCAGCCGGGTGGTGGAGGCCTCCCCCGAGGAGCCCTTCCTCAACCTGATGATTACCCTGGACCCCGGACTCGTCTCTTCTGTGTTCGTGGAGTCGGGGCTGGCGCCCTCCCAGGTGGAGACCAGTACCCGGGCGGTGGATGTGAGTCCCCTGAACCCCGAGCTGCTGGATGCCAGTCTACGCCTCGTGCGTCTGCTGGAGCGCCCCGGCGAGTACCGCATCCTCGCCCCCCTGGTGATCCGGGAGATTCTGTACCGCCTGCTGACGGGGGCTCAGGGGGGGCGGATGCTCCACCTGGCCACCTTCGGGGGACAGGCCCACCGCATGGTCCGGGCGGTGGAGATCCTGCGGCAGAATCTCCAGAGGCCTCTGCGCATCGAGCAGATGGCCCGGGAACTGGGCATGAGCGTTTCCGGCTTCCACGCCCACTTCAAGGCCGTGACGGCCATGAGCCCACTGCAGTATCTGAAGCATCTGCGGCTCCAGGAGGCCCAGCGCCTCCTCCTCAGCGAGGACCTGGACGCCGCCGAGGCGGGCTACCGGGTGGGCTATGAAGATGCCTCCCATTTCAGCCGGGACTACAAGCGCCACTTTGGCGAACCCCCCATGCGGGACGCGGAGCGCCGCCGGGGTCTACCTGCGGAGTGA
- a CDS encoding SDR family oxidoreductase, whose translation MEISFKDKAALVTGAASGLGLATARAFAEAGAAVALADWNAEAVRAAAAELAAQGHRTLAIACDVSDEAQVEAMVARTVATFGRLDAAYNNAGVQNQLAETADTTREDYDRVTGINLRGVWSCMKYELQQMRLQGSGTIVNCSSLGGLVGGAERGIYHAAKHGVLGLTKSAALEYAPRGIRVNAVCPGLIYTPMAEQMIAGGQGEALEGMLKMVPIGRYGRPEEVADVVLWLCSSASSLVVGQSIAVDGGFTMR comes from the coding sequence ATGGAGATTTCTTTCAAAGACAAAGCAGCCCTGGTGACCGGTGCAGCCTCGGGCCTGGGCCTGGCCACCGCCAGGGCCTTTGCGGAAGCGGGGGCTGCGGTGGCCCTGGCGGACTGGAATGCCGAGGCGGTTCGTGCCGCCGCCGCGGAGCTGGCGGCCCAGGGACACCGCACCCTGGCCATCGCCTGTGATGTGTCGGACGAGGCCCAGGTGGAGGCCATGGTGGCCCGGACCGTGGCCACCTTCGGCCGCCTGGACGCCGCCTACAACAACGCCGGGGTCCAGAACCAGCTGGCGGAGACCGCCGACACCACCCGGGAGGACTATGACCGGGTCACCGGCATCAACCTCCGGGGCGTCTGGAGCTGCATGAAATACGAGCTGCAGCAGATGCGCCTGCAGGGCAGCGGAACCATCGTGAACTGCTCCTCCCTGGGCGGCCTGGTGGGCGGTGCCGAGCGGGGCATCTACCACGCCGCCAAGCACGGTGTCCTGGGCCTGACCAAGAGTGCCGCCCTGGAATACGCCCCCAGAGGCATCCGGGTCAATGCGGTTTGCCCTGGCCTCATCTACACCCCCATGGCCGAGCAGATGATCGCCGGTGGCCAGGGGGAAGCCCTGGAGGGGATGCTCAAGATGGTGCCCATTGGCCGCTACGGCCGCCCCGAGGAGGTGGCGGATGTGGTGCTCTGGCTCTGCAGCTCCGCCTCCAGCCTGGTGGTGGGCCAGTCCATCGCCGTGGATGGCGGCTTCACCATGCGCTGA
- a CDS encoding aldo/keto reductase, which translates to MKYRKLGSSNLEVSALGLGCMGMSYSRGLPKDKGEMIALIRAAVDRGVTFFDTAEVYGPYVNEELVGEALEPVRDQVVIATKFGSAPSYPGEPRWSTLNSRPEHIRQVVEGSLKRLRTDRIDLYYQHRVDPEVPIEEVAGAIRDLIAAGKVKHFGLSEAGAQTIRRAHAVQPVTALQSEYSIWWRSLEAEIIPTLEELGIGLVPYSPLGRGFLGGTIDEHTRLDASDFRNTLPRFSPEARRANQGIIAVLRDFGQRRQSTPAQVALAWLLARKPWLVPIPGSTHLGRVEENLGALGLTISPAELEDLERSLSGVAVVGDRYPQSLAEKTGR; encoded by the coding sequence ATGAAATACCGCAAGCTTGGCAGCAGCAATCTGGAGGTATCAGCCCTGGGCCTCGGCTGCATGGGGATGAGCTACTCCCGGGGCCTCCCCAAGGACAAGGGCGAGATGATCGCCTTGATCCGGGCCGCCGTGGATCGGGGCGTCACCTTCTTCGATACGGCAGAGGTGTACGGCCCCTACGTCAACGAGGAGCTGGTGGGTGAGGCCCTGGAGCCGGTGCGGGACCAAGTGGTGATCGCCACCAAGTTCGGCTCTGCCCCCAGCTACCCCGGCGAACCCCGCTGGAGCACCCTCAACAGCCGCCCCGAGCACATCCGCCAGGTGGTGGAGGGCTCCCTCAAGCGCCTGAGGACCGACCGCATCGACCTCTACTACCAGCACCGGGTCGACCCGGAGGTGCCCATCGAGGAGGTCGCCGGGGCCATCCGGGACCTCATCGCCGCGGGCAAGGTCAAGCACTTCGGTCTTTCGGAGGCTGGGGCCCAGACCATCCGCCGGGCCCATGCCGTGCAGCCCGTGACGGCCCTGCAGAGCGAATACTCCATCTGGTGGCGCTCCCTGGAGGCCGAGATCATCCCGACCCTGGAGGAGCTGGGCATCGGCCTCGTCCCCTACAGCCCCCTGGGCCGGGGCTTCCTGGGCGGCACCATCGACGAGCACACCCGGCTGGACGCCTCGGACTTCCGCAACACCCTGCCCCGCTTCAGCCCGGAGGCCCGCCGAGCCAACCAGGGCATCATCGCGGTACTCCGGGACTTCGGCCAGCGGAGGCAGTCCACCCCCGCCCAGGTGGCCCTGGCCTGGCTCCTGGCCCGGAAACCCTGGCTGGTGCCGATCCCCGGCTCCACCCACCTGGGGCGGGTGGAGGAGAACCTGGGCGCCCTGGGTCTCACCATCAGCCCCGCGGAGCTGGAGGACCTGGAACGATCGCTCTCCGGGGTCGCCGTCGTGGGTGACCGCTATCCCCAATCCCTGGCCGAGAAGACCGGCCGCTGA
- a CDS encoding carboxymuconolactone decarboxylase family protein, whose protein sequence is MNTASAITGLGLILGGTTGTPTQGQPPEKPAAITVSHGEARSAQKGSSDYFTGSVRVEQLFAPQPPSTTSGGQVSFEPCARTAWHTHPAGQTLVVTSGSGLIQAWGEPALELRPGDVVWIPAGVKHWHGASPSSPLSHTAIQEFREGKAVVWLEQVPDAQYHEAAKGVHPAGTAGGSPALDHYTREILQGEVWTRPGLSQRDRSLVTLAALMARNQGQALPEQVALALDHGVKPGELSELVAHLAFYTGWGGGEGGAGALRQVFAQRHIGPDQLPPAEVALLPLNEGAEATRASRVEASFGAIAPGVVHYTTEALFRSLWLRPGLAPRDRSLVTVSALIASGQVAQIPYHLNRAMDNGLTPGEVSESLTQLAFYAGWPSVFTALPVVKEVIEHRPAH, encoded by the coding sequence ATGAACACCGCATCCGCCATCACAGGCCTGGGACTGATCCTGGGCGGGACTACCGGCACACCCACCCAGGGCCAGCCCCCGGAGAAGCCTGCCGCCATCACCGTCAGTCATGGAGAAGCCCGCTCCGCCCAGAAGGGTTCTTCCGACTACTTCACGGGCTCCGTCCGGGTGGAGCAGCTCTTCGCCCCCCAGCCCCCCTCCACCACCTCCGGCGGCCAGGTGAGCTTCGAACCCTGCGCCCGCACCGCCTGGCACACCCACCCGGCGGGGCAGACGCTGGTGGTGACATCGGGCTCCGGCCTTATCCAGGCCTGGGGCGAGCCCGCCTTGGAGCTCCGCCCGGGGGACGTGGTCTGGATCCCGGCGGGGGTCAAGCACTGGCACGGCGCGAGCCCCTCCTCACCGCTCTCCCACACCGCCATCCAGGAGTTCCGGGAGGGCAAGGCCGTCGTCTGGCTGGAGCAGGTACCCGACGCCCAGTACCATGAGGCAGCCAAAGGTGTGCACCCCGCCGGGACAGCAGGGGGCTCCCCAGCCCTGGACCACTATACGCGGGAGATTCTGCAGGGCGAGGTCTGGACGCGTCCGGGCCTCTCCCAGCGGGACCGGAGCCTGGTGACCCTGGCCGCCCTCATGGCCCGGAACCAGGGCCAGGCCCTGCCGGAGCAGGTGGCCCTGGCCCTGGACCATGGCGTGAAGCCCGGTGAGCTCTCGGAGCTCGTGGCCCACCTGGCCTTCTACACGGGCTGGGGCGGTGGTGAGGGCGGAGCCGGGGCCCTCCGGCAGGTCTTCGCCCAGCGCCACATCGGCCCAGACCAGCTGCCCCCCGCCGAGGTTGCCCTGCTCCCTTTGAATGAAGGCGCTGAGGCCACCCGTGCCTCCCGGGTGGAGGCCAGCTTCGGGGCCATCGCCCCCGGGGTGGTGCACTACACCACCGAGGCCCTCTTCCGGAGCCTCTGGCTGCGTCCGGGTCTGGCCCCCAGGGACCGCAGCCTGGTCACGGTCAGCGCTCTCATCGCTTCCGGCCAGGTGGCCCAGATCCCCTACCACCTGAACCGGGCCATGGACAACGGCCTGACCCCCGGCGAAGTCTCTGAGAGCCTCACCCAGCTGGCCTTCTACGCGGGCTGGCCCAGTGTCTTCACGGCGCTGCCGGTGGTGAAGGAGGTCATCGAACATCGGCCTGCCCACTGA
- a CDS encoding amidohydrolase family protein, which produces MPPVVPGLPESGRPLSVEAQALVTRALAGLPPGVPLVDAHIHMVALRQGCEVNPSFLKGVDPAKRLAGHFYMEAGGTRDLERFDEVYLETLLRRAGAFGRPVRLHLLAMDRTYTKSGCVDRPHTDFYVPNAYVVDLARAHPGTLVPVISVHPVRPDALDELERWAAQGVRWVKWLPNAQNIDPADPRWDAFYSCMARHRMILLVHTGDEHAVTAPWQAYGNPLRLRRPLDHGVRVVAAHCAGDGRGEDFDHPGRRVRNFELFLRLMEEPCYRGLLYGDISALVLVQHLKRTLLPLLRRPELHERLLNGTDYPLPAVGPLIWPSQAQLLGLVSPSERRGLQELKGREPLLLDFVLKRTLRDPLTGNRFQDALFTRDLD; this is translated from the coding sequence ATGCCTCCGGTGGTCCCGGGATTACCGGAGTCGGGGAGGCCGCTCAGTGTCGAGGCCCAGGCCCTGGTGACGCGGGCCCTTGCAGGGCTGCCCCCTGGCGTGCCCCTGGTGGATGCCCACATCCACATGGTGGCCCTCCGGCAGGGGTGCGAGGTCAACCCGAGCTTCCTGAAGGGGGTTGACCCTGCCAAGCGCCTGGCGGGTCACTTCTACATGGAGGCCGGGGGTACCCGCGATCTGGAACGCTTCGACGAGGTCTATCTCGAGACCCTCCTGCGGCGGGCCGGGGCCTTCGGAAGGCCTGTCCGTCTGCACCTCCTCGCCATGGACCGCACCTATACGAAGAGTGGGTGCGTGGACCGGCCCCATACCGACTTCTACGTCCCCAATGCCTATGTGGTCGACCTGGCCAGGGCCCATCCGGGTACGCTGGTCCCTGTGATCTCGGTCCATCCCGTCCGCCCCGACGCCCTGGATGAACTGGAGCGCTGGGCGGCCCAGGGGGTGCGCTGGGTCAAGTGGCTTCCCAATGCCCAGAATATCGATCCCGCCGACCCCCGCTGGGATGCCTTTTACAGCTGCATGGCACGGCACAGGATGATCCTGCTTGTGCATACCGGGGATGAGCATGCCGTCACGGCCCCCTGGCAGGCCTACGGCAACCCGCTCCGTCTGAGGCGGCCCCTGGACCACGGGGTGAGGGTCGTGGCGGCCCACTGTGCCGGTGATGGCCGGGGAGAGGACTTCGACCACCCCGGGAGGAGGGTCCGGAACTTCGAGCTCTTCCTGAGACTCATGGAGGAGCCCTGCTACCGTGGGCTGCTCTACGGCGATATCTCGGCCCTGGTCCTGGTGCAGCATCTGAAGCGCACCCTGCTGCCCCTCCTGCGTCGGCCCGAGCTGCATGAGCGCCTGCTCAATGGGACCGACTACCCTCTGCCTGCGGTGGGTCCCCTCATCTGGCCCAGCCAGGCTCAGCTTCTGGGACTGGTGAGTCCCTCCGAACGGCGGGGGCTCCAGGAACTCAAAGGCCGGGAACCCTTGCTGCTCGACTTTGTCCTGAAGCGGACTCTCCGGGACCCCCTGACGGGCAACCGCTTCCAGGATGCCCTCTTCACCCGCGACCTGGACTGA
- the lon gene encoding endopeptidase La: MTNKPLTLPALPIRDMVLFPGSRMPFVVGRKASVHTLEQAIKAGDHLVLLTQRNPREEEPRQDTLYTTGTLALVESLIALPKDYYKVGVKGIARVRLEHYSDQDEVIKAEVTLLNEPPTAGESALLEPFHLAVGDFLSRNADASRLLTLDQVKELPLGRAVDTVAGLLPVEVKDKQNVLEQLEIEPRLQTLLKLIEVDAARHEVDREVEAKTQQRLDEDHKQYVLNEKMRVIQQELGRKGEKDESTRIKERILDAGMSEEAEKKALEELERMEAMPPQSAEATVSRTYIDWLLALPWKASAEEHLDLDGAERILDEDHAGLEKVKARILEYLAVMRRLRDTAKPGTGLRGPILCLVGPPGVGKTSLARSIARALNRPFVRFSLGGVRDEAEIRGHRRTYIGSMPGRIISLMKKAAVRNPLMLLDEIDKMASDYRGDPASALLEVLDPEQNAGFQDHYLDVGYDLSQVMFLCTANVRHNIPAALDDRLEVIELSGYTLKEKQAIAQQHLVPKSLERHGMQDLDIRFEDAALEKIIQAYTKEAGVRQLERELSAILRKLARHSLQPDRADQLAGQPFDPVVHPERLPKLLGPERFLETRPDAQAMPGVVNGLAWTSTGGDLLTIEAAPLPGKGNLKLTGKLGEVMQESAQIALSYVRTRAERLGLAPDFMEKLDLHVHVPEGAIPKDGPSAGITLATALISALTGIPVRGDVAMTGELTLRGMVLPIGGLKEKLLAAHRMGCKAVLIPSENARHLEEVPAEVRETLSIHLVSHMDEVIQLALSRLPEPRRCPENCTQAGAPPQQPSTH; the protein is encoded by the coding sequence ATGACCAACAAGCCCCTCACCCTACCCGCACTGCCGATCCGGGACATGGTCCTGTTCCCGGGCTCCCGAATGCCCTTCGTGGTAGGGCGCAAGGCCTCGGTCCACACCCTGGAGCAGGCCATCAAGGCCGGCGACCACTTGGTCCTGCTCACCCAGCGGAACCCCCGGGAGGAGGAACCCCGCCAGGACACCCTCTACACCACCGGCACCCTGGCCCTGGTGGAGTCCCTCATTGCCCTGCCCAAGGATTACTACAAGGTGGGCGTAAAGGGCATCGCCCGGGTGAGGCTGGAGCATTACTCCGACCAGGATGAGGTCATCAAGGCCGAGGTCACCCTGCTCAACGAGCCCCCCACAGCTGGGGAGAGTGCCCTCCTGGAGCCCTTCCACCTGGCGGTGGGCGATTTCCTGTCCCGGAATGCGGACGCCAGCCGCCTCCTGACCCTCGACCAAGTGAAGGAGCTGCCCCTCGGACGGGCCGTCGACACCGTCGCGGGGCTGCTGCCCGTCGAGGTCAAGGACAAGCAGAACGTACTCGAGCAGTTGGAGATCGAGCCCCGGCTCCAGACCCTCCTCAAGCTCATCGAGGTGGATGCCGCCCGGCACGAGGTGGACCGCGAGGTCGAAGCCAAGACCCAGCAGCGCCTGGACGAGGACCACAAGCAGTACGTCCTCAACGAGAAGATGCGGGTCATCCAGCAGGAGCTGGGCCGGAAGGGCGAGAAGGACGAGAGCACCCGGATCAAGGAGCGGATCCTCGACGCCGGCATGAGCGAGGAGGCCGAGAAGAAGGCCCTGGAGGAGCTGGAGCGGATGGAGGCCATGCCCCCCCAGAGTGCCGAGGCCACCGTATCGCGCACCTACATCGACTGGCTCCTGGCCCTGCCCTGGAAGGCCAGCGCCGAGGAGCACCTGGACCTGGACGGGGCCGAGCGCATCCTGGACGAGGACCACGCGGGTCTGGAGAAGGTGAAGGCCCGCATCCTGGAGTACCTGGCGGTCATGCGCCGCCTCAGGGACACCGCCAAACCCGGCACGGGCCTGCGGGGCCCCATCCTCTGCCTGGTGGGACCTCCGGGCGTGGGCAAGACCAGCCTGGCCCGCAGCATCGCCCGCGCCCTGAACCGCCCCTTCGTGCGCTTCTCCCTGGGGGGCGTCCGGGATGAGGCTGAGATCCGGGGCCACCGGCGCACCTACATCGGTTCCATGCCCGGGCGCATCATCAGCCTCATGAAGAAGGCCGCCGTGAGGAACCCCCTCATGCTCCTGGACGAGATCGACAAGATGGCCTCGGACTACCGCGGCGATCCGGCCTCGGCCCTGCTGGAGGTCCTGGACCCGGAGCAGAACGCCGGCTTCCAGGATCACTACCTGGATGTGGGCTACGACCTCAGCCAGGTGATGTTCCTCTGCACGGCCAATGTGCGCCACAACATCCCCGCCGCCCTGGACGACCGCCTGGAGGTGATCGAGCTGAGCGGCTACACCCTGAAGGAGAAGCAGGCCATCGCCCAGCAGCACCTGGTGCCCAAGTCCCTGGAGCGCCACGGCATGCAGGACCTGGACATCCGCTTCGAGGACGCGGCCCTGGAGAAGATCATCCAGGCCTACACCAAGGAGGCCGGCGTCCGCCAGCTGGAGCGGGAGCTCTCCGCCATCCTTCGCAAGCTGGCCCGGCACAGCCTCCAGCCTGACCGCGCCGACCAGCTCGCCGGGCAGCCCTTCGATCCGGTGGTGCATCCCGAGCGCCTCCCGAAGCTGCTGGGGCCGGAGCGATTCCTGGAGACCCGCCCCGATGCCCAGGCCATGCCCGGGGTGGTGAACGGCTTGGCCTGGACCTCCACCGGAGGCGACCTCCTGACCATCGAGGCCGCCCCCCTGCCGGGGAAGGGCAACCTCAAGCTCACGGGCAAGCTCGGTGAGGTTATGCAGGAGAGCGCCCAGATCGCCCTCTCCTACGTCCGGACCCGGGCCGAGCGGCTGGGCCTGGCCCCGGATTTCATGGAGAAACTGGACCTCCACGTCCACGTGCCCGAAGGCGCCATCCCCAAGGACGGTCCCAGCGCGGGCATCACCCTGGCCACGGCCCTCATCTCGGCCCTGACGGGCATCCCAGTCCGGGGCGATGTGGCCATGACCGGCGAGCTGACCCTCCGAGGCATGGTGCTCCCCATCGGCGGGCTCAAGGAGAAGCTCCTGGCGGCCCATCGCATGGGCTGCAAGGCCGTCCTGATCCCCAGCGAGAATGCCCGGCACCTCGAAGAGGTCCCCGCGGAGGTCCGGGAGACCCTCAGCATTCATCTGGTCAGCCACATGGATGAGGTGATCCAGCTCGCCCTCTCCAGGCTGCCGGAGCCCAGGCGCTGCCCTGAGAACTGCACCCAGGCGGGAGCCCCTCCCCAGCAGCCCTCAACCCACTGA
- a CDS encoding MFS transporter: MGNPTSPASGLSRGLVLLLALLTAMGVANLYYNQPMLGVIARSFPGDAATALIPTLTLLGYAAGLLFLVPLGDLVQRRRLIMVQFLAMGVALALAALAPSGQALLVVSFLIGAGASVVQQVVPLGAALATNERRGAVVGSIMSGLFCGILLCRALAGFVAAHLGWRAMFWIGVPLALLGALSTRILPEIEPSTTLNYTGLLSSLVRLWREEAPLRRATFTQTGLFMAFNAFWTILALHLEMPPICKGADTAGLFGIVGLVGILAAPLAGRQADRRGYRPVVLLGVGTALAAWLVLAIWISIPGLVVGVILLDFGIQSALIAHQQLIYSLRPEAKNRINTIFMVGMFLGGSLGAAAAMLAWKRAGWSGVSVLSIALCLAAGVMALWSRPRRPA; encoded by the coding sequence ATGGGCAACCCGACCTCTCCAGCAAGCGGCCTCTCCCGTGGCCTCGTCCTTCTCCTTGCCCTCCTCACGGCGATGGGGGTGGCCAACCTCTACTACAACCAGCCCATGCTCGGGGTCATCGCCCGGAGCTTCCCCGGCGATGCGGCCACGGCCCTGATCCCCACCCTGACCCTCCTGGGGTACGCGGCGGGCCTGCTCTTCCTCGTCCCCCTGGGCGACCTGGTCCAGCGACGCAGACTGATCATGGTCCAGTTCCTGGCCATGGGTGTGGCTCTCGCCCTGGCGGCCCTGGCCCCCAGTGGGCAGGCCCTCCTGGTGGTCTCCTTTCTCATCGGGGCTGGTGCCTCAGTGGTCCAGCAGGTGGTCCCCCTGGGGGCGGCCCTGGCCACCAACGAGCGTCGTGGCGCGGTGGTCGGCAGCATCATGAGCGGCCTCTTCTGCGGCATTCTCCTCTGCCGGGCCCTGGCGGGTTTTGTGGCGGCCCACCTGGGCTGGCGGGCCATGTTCTGGATCGGGGTACCCCTGGCCCTGCTGGGGGCCCTCTCCACCCGGATCCTGCCTGAGATCGAGCCCTCGACCACCCTCAACTACACCGGCCTGCTCAGTTCCCTGGTCAGGCTCTGGCGGGAGGAAGCGCCCCTGAGGCGCGCCACTTTCACCCAGACCGGCCTCTTCATGGCCTTCAACGCCTTCTGGACCATCCTCGCCCTTCACCTGGAAATGCCCCCCATCTGCAAGGGGGCGGACACCGCAGGCCTCTTCGGCATCGTGGGCCTGGTGGGCATTCTGGCCGCACCCCTCGCCGGGCGCCAAGCGGATCGTCGAGGCTACCGCCCCGTGGTCCTGCTGGGCGTCGGCACCGCCCTGGCGGCCTGGCTGGTGCTGGCGATATGGATCTCCATTCCAGGCCTCGTGGTCGGGGTGATCCTCCTGGACTTCGGCATTCAGAGCGCCCTCATCGCCCACCAGCAGCTGATCTACAGCCTCCGACCCGAGGCCAAGAACCGCATCAACACCATCTTCATGGTGGGCATGTTCCTGGGGGGGAGCCTCGGTGCCGCCGCCGCGATGCTGGCCTGGAAACGGGCCGGGTGGAGCGGGGTCAGCGTGCTGTCCATCGCCCTCTGCCTGGCGGCCGGGGTCATGGCCCTGTGGAGCCGTCCCCGGCGCCCGGCTTAA